The proteins below are encoded in one region of Cucurbita pepo subsp. pepo cultivar mu-cu-16 chromosome LG10, ASM280686v2, whole genome shotgun sequence:
- the LOC111803046 gene encoding probable mannitol dehydrogenase, giving the protein MAKSPAEEHPNKAFGWAARDTSGVLSPFNFSRRETGDNDVAFKVLYCGICHSDLHMLKNEWGNTIYPIVPGHEIAGEVTEVGSKVKNFKVGDRVGVGCMVGSCRSCDSCSNDLENYCPKMILTYSAKDSDGTITYGGYSDCMVANEHFIVRIPDSIPLHAGAPLLCAGITVYSPLRYYGLDKPGMKIGVVGLGGLGHVAVKFAKALGAKVTVISTSPNKKQEAIERLGADSFLVSRDQEQMQAAKGTLDGIIDTVSASHPLLPLLSLVKTHGKFVLVGAPEKPLEVPAFALIGGRKTLSGSCIGGIKETQEMIDFAAKHNITADVEVIPIADVNTAMERMIKQDVKYRFVIDIGNTMKPST; this is encoded by the exons GAGCACCCTAATAAGGCTTTTGGATGGGCTGCCAGAGATACCTCCGGCGTTCTTTCTCCATTTAATTTCTCCCGAAG AGAAACAGGGGACAATGATGTAGCTTTTAAAGTTCTTTACTGTGGGATATGCCATTCTGATCTTCACATGTTGAAAAACGAGTGGGGCAATACCATTTACCCTATTGTTCCTGG GCATGAAATCGCGGGTGAGGTAACAGAGGTTGGAAGCAAAGTAAAGAATTTCAAGGTTGGAGACAGAGTGGGCGTAGGATGTATGGTTGGATCCTGCCGCTCCTGTGATAGCTGTTCCAACGACCTTGAGAACTATTGCCCAAAAATGATTCTCACCTACTCCGCCAAGGACTCCGATGGCACCATAACCTACGGTGGCTACTCCGACTGTATGGTCGCCAACGAGCACTTCATTGTTCGCATTCCTGACAGCATCCCTCTGCACGCCGGGGCTCCGCTGCTTTGCGCTGGTATCACGGTTTACAGCCCCTTGCGATACTATGGACTTGACAAGCCTGGAATGAAAATCGGCGTGGTTGGCCTCGGAGGGCTTGGCCATGTAGCTGTCAAATTTGCCAAGGCCCTTGGCGCTAAGGTCACTGTGATTAGCACCTCGCCTAACAAGAAGCAGGAGGCTATTGAACGTCTTGGAGCTGATTCATTCTTGGTCAGCCGTGATCAAGAGCAGATGCAG GCTGCTAAGGGGACGTTGGATGGTATCATAGACACAGTCTCTGCCTCACATCCCCTGCTTCCTCTGCTTTCTCTTGTGAAAACACATGGAAAGTTTGTTCTGGTCGGTGCACCAGAGAAGCCTCTCGAGGTCCCAGCCTTCGCTCTTATTGGGG GTAGGAAAACACTGTCGGGTAGTTGCATTGGAGGGATTAAGGAAACGCAAGAGATGATTGATTTTGCGGCCAAACACAACATAACTGCGGATGTTGAGGTGATTCCGATAGCCGATGTCAACACCGCCATGGAGCGTATGATAAAACAGGATGTCAAATATCGATTCGTCATCGACATTGGCAACACAATGAAGCCTAGCACTTAA